The following proteins come from a genomic window of Amaranthus tricolor cultivar Red isolate AtriRed21 chromosome 14, ASM2621246v1, whole genome shotgun sequence:
- the LOC130799313 gene encoding uncharacterized protein LOC130799313, whose protein sequence is MSCPNDQIPDWLFAQSFYAWLFDEHKSSFNASYSETIKVLTKQMVALSKQMAMISILSNTSCSSAYNISMCDTCGVSGHCSSTCPQVYKEANALYSKPINDPLSNTYNAGTKNYPKFSYKNLNVLNQPPYQQPYNPPGFIPPPKQLNHSPPHHHHHQPSNVDTQIQELRNLMQAHIQSSSAHMKMLETQVTQFSQQQNMRAPNQFSSQPQHKGKEPSKINVVIEVEGKELADTPLQEVFLVKPIGDTKTDTICFESGKLRNDNDNGKKSKLTGIKIDYVLFCRKLAQVKLENKYGKFFLNHSKTIPKLGDRGNFSIHDTIGGVFMSKALCDLGVGISLIPYSFYKKLENVGKQAPYDIKIQLIDRSLIYPKGILMDVSVAIGRSVVPCDFLIIDMPEDPKTPIILGRPCLETFGTVVDVAKDRIVMEIGDDKHEFNIDNSLDFAVFVESLSCTKGSEEVMSWEDICNNNFDLTHELLQDNEFVQDTKLQDEEPMHEEKEVTRESSTPPKVISSELLSIKSANVVPKKITKGNVFKKKFCKRKKKQRLVGDNSFKSVDLVDDDTTW, encoded by the exons ATGAGTTGCCCTAATGACCAAATTCCAGATTGGTTGTTTGCCCAATCCTTTTATGCATGGTTGTTTGATGAGCACAAGTCCTCATTTAATGCATCAT ACAGTGAGACTATCAAGGTTCTCACAAAACAGATGGTTGCTCTATCCAAACAAATGGCCATGATAAGTATACTGAGTAATACTTCGTGCTCTTCAGCTTATAACATTTCTATGTGTGATACGTGTGGCGTTTCTGGCCACTGTTCAAGCACATGCCCCCAAGTTTACAAGGAGGCAAATGCTTTGTATAGTAAGCCAATAAACGATCCTCTCTCTAACACATATAATGCAGGCACTAAGAACTATCCAAAATTTTCATACAAGAACCTTAATGTGCTGAACCAACCACCATATCAACAACCATACAATCCACCAGGGTTCATCCCACCACCCAAGCAGTTGAACCATTCACCTccacaccaccaccaccatcaacCCTCTAATGTTGATACGCAAATTCAAGAGTTAAGAAATTTAATGCAGGCACATATACAGTCAAGCAGTGCACATATGAAGATGCTAGAGACTCAAGTAACACAATTCTCTCAACAGCAGAATATGCGTGCTCCTAATCAGTTTTCTAGCCAGCCTCAACATAAGGGCAAGGAGCCTAGTAAAATAAATGTTGTGATCGAGGTGGAAGGTAAGGAATTGGCTGACACTCCTCTACAAGAGGTGTTTCTTGTGAAGCCAATTGGTGATACTAAGACTGATACTATTTGCTTTGAATCTGGTAAATTGAGAAATGACAATGATAATGGGAAGAAATCAAAGTTAACTGGTATTAAAATTGATTACGTCCTTTTCTGTCGAAAGTTGGCTCAAGTCAAACTTGAGAATAAGTAtggaaagttttttttaaatcactCAAAGACAA TTCCCAAGTTAGGAGACCGTGGTAATTTCAGTATCCATGATACTATTGGAGGTGTTTTCATGAGCAAAGCTTTATGTGATTTGGGTGTAGGTATAAGTTTAATTCCATATTCATTTTACAAGAAACTAGAAAATGTTGGTAAACAGGCCCCTTATGACATTAAAATTCAACTTATCGATCGTAGTCTTATCTACCCTAAGGGAATTTTGATGGATGTATCAGTAGCAATTGGAAGGTCTGTTGTCCCTTGTGACTTTTTAATTATAGATATGCCTGAAGACCCTAAGACCCCAATCATTTTAGGGAGACCATGTTTGGAAACTTTTGGGACCGTGGTAGATGTTGCTAAGGATAGAATTGTGATGGAAATAGGGGATGATAAGCATGAATTCAATATTGATAATTCCCTTGATTTTGCTGTATTTGTTGAATCTTTGTCAT GCACCAAAGGGAGTGAAGAGGTGATGAGTTGGGAAGATATTTGTAATAACAATTTTGATCTAACACATGAGTTGTTGCAAGATAATGAGTTTGTGCAGGATACTAAGTTGCAAGATGAAGAGCCAATGCATGAGGAAAAGGAGGTGACAAGGGAAAGCTCCACACCTCCCAAGGTAATTTCTAGTGAACTTTTATCCATAAAGAGTGCTAACGTTGTCcccaaaaaaatcacaaaaggaAATGTTTTTAAAAAGAAGTTTtgtaagagaaagaaaaagcaAAGGCTTGTTGGGGACAATAGTTTTAAAAGTGTTGATCTTGTTGACGATGATACTACTtggtag